In a single window of the Rattus norvegicus strain BN/NHsdMcwi chromosome 6, GRCr8, whole genome shotgun sequence genome:
- the Lgmn gene encoding legumain isoform X1, translated as MIWKVAVLLSLVLGAGAVHIGVDDPEDGGKHWVVIVAGSNGWYNYRHQADACHAYQIIHRNGIPDEQIIVMMYDDIANNEENPTPGVVINRPNGTDVYKGVPKDYTGEDVTPENFLAVLRGDEEAVKGKGSGKVLKSGPRDHVFVYFTDHGATGILVFPNEDLHVKDLNKTIRYMYEHKMYQKMVFYIEACESGSMMNHLPDDIDVYATTAANPNESSYACYYDEERSTYLGDWYSVNWMEDSDVEDLTKETLHKQYHLVKSHTNTSHVMQYGNKSISTMKVMQFQGMKHRASSPISLPPVTHLDLTPSPDVPLTILKRKLLRTNNMKESQVLVGQIQHLLDARHIIEKSVQKIVSLLAGFGETAQKHLSERAMLTAHDCHQEAVTHFRTHCFNWHSVMYEHALRYLYVLANLCEKPYPIDRIKMAMDKVCLSHY; from the exons ATGATCTGGAAAGTGGCTGTGCTTCTCAGCCTAGTGCTGGGTGCTGGTGCTGTTCACATCGGTGTGGATGACCCTGAGGACGGTGGCAAGCACTGGGTGGTGATTGTGGCGGGCTCCAATGGCTGGTATAATTACCGACACCAG GCAGACGCATGCCACGCCTACCAGATCATCCACCGGAACGGGATTCCTGACGAGCAGATCATAGTGATGATGTATGACGACATCGCCAACAATGAAGA AAACCCGACTCCAGGTGTTGTGATCAACCGACCTAACGGCACAGACGTGTACAAGGGAGTCCCGAAGGACTACACTGGAGAG GATGTGACTCCAGAGAATTTCCTCGCAGTGCTGAGAGGCGACGAAGAAGCTGTGAAGGGCAAAGGGTCCGGAAAAGTCTTGAAGAG TGGGCCCCGGGATCATGTATTTGTTTACTTCACCGACCACGGAGCCACTGGAATCCTGGTGTTTCCTAACGAAGAT CTTCATGTCAAGGACCTGAATAAGACTATTCGCTACATGTATGAGCACAAAATGTACCAGAAG ATGGTGTTTTACATTGAAGCATGTGAGTCCGGCTCCATGATGAACCACCTGCCCGATGACATCGATG TTTATGCAACCACTGCCGCCAACCCCAACGAGTCATCTTACGCCTGCTACTATGACGAGGAGAGGAGCACTTACCTGGGTGACTGGTACAGCGTCAACTGGATGGAAGATTCCGATGTG GAGGATCTGACCAAAGAGACACTTCACAAGCAGTACCACCTGGTCAAGTCCCACACCAACACCAGTCACGTCATGCAGTATGGGAACAAA tCTATCTCTACCATGAAAGTGATGCAGTTTCAAGGAATGAAGCACAGAGCCAGTTCACCCATCTCGCTGCCTCCAGTCACACACCTTGACCTCACCCCCAGCCCTGACGTGCCCCTGACCATCCTGAAAAGGAAGCTGCTGAGAACCAACAACATGAAGGAATCCCAAGTTCTCGTCGGGCAGATCCAGCACCTTCTGGAT GCCAGGCACATCATTGAGAAGTCTGTGCAAAAGATCGTTTCCCTGCTGGCAGGATTTGGGGAAACTGCTCAGAAACATCTGTCAGAGAGAGCCATGCTCACAGCACATGACTGCCATCAGGAGGCCGTGACCCACTTCCGCACACACTGCTTTAACTGGCACTCAGTCATG tACGAGCATGCCTTGCGGTATTTGTACGTGCTGGCCAACCTCTGTGAGAAGCCATATCCGATTGACAG GATAAAGATGGCCATGGACAAAGTGTGCCTTAGTCACTACTGA